CCTGGCGTTGGCGGCAGAGACGGCGGACCTGACGCACGACATCATGGGAGGTGACACCTTGCGGCTTATCGACGACGAGAATTCCGTTCATCTAGCCGGCGAGCAGACTATCGAGGCGGGAGAAGACCGTGGCGCGAACTTCATCCAAGGTTCCGTCGACGACCGCGCCGGCGGCATTGTGGTGACCACCCCCGCCGAACTCCCGGCTCAGGGCACCAACATCAATGCGTCCTTTGGAACGGAACCCGAGCTTGAAAGAAGTTGCAGAGACCTGGCGGAAAAAGATGGCTACTTCAACGCCACGCACCGAGCGGGGATAGTTGACAAAGCCGTCAGTATGTTCGGCACCGGCCCGGGCCTGGTCATACATCGCCTGGGTCACGGCCACTGAGGCGTAGCGCCCGCAAGAAGAAACGGTCAAGGTCGCCAGGGCCTGGGCGAGAAGACGCAGACGCTTTTCATCCTGACTCTCATAGAGAGAGGAGGCGACATCCCAGGGGTTAACCCCTCGGGCGACCATTTCCGCAGCAGTGGTGAAAGCCTCGGGATTGGCATTGGAATAACGGAAGGAGCCGGTATCGGCGAGAATGGCGGTATAGACACAGAGGGCCACTTCCTGGGACAGGGGTCGGCCCGAGGCTTTGACCAGGCGATAGATCATGGCACCGGTGGCGCTGGCCTCCTCATCGACGTAGTAGACATCGCCGAAATCTTCGGAAAAAGGATGATGATCGATATTGACCAGGGAGCGACAGACCTCCTTGAGATGGGCACCGGCGCGCCGTAATTCCCCCGCATCGAGGACAAAACCGACATCGAAGGTCTCACCGGGCGGAATCTCGGAAACCAGGTTCTCGGCCCCGGGCAAAAAAGCGTAATCCTGAGGAACCCCGTCCCGATTGTAGGCAAGGACGTCTTTGCCGCACTCCCGCAGGAAATTGGTCAGAGCCAAGGTCGAAGCCATGGCGTCGCCGTCGGGGCTTTCGTGGGAGGCGACCAAAAAACTCCGGCCTGCTTCAATTTTCTCCAGAATCGTCCTGATCATCCGTGTGCTCAGTATTGACCTGACGTAGCAGGGCATCGATGTGGTTGCCGTAAGCCAGGGAATGGTCGAACTGAAAGAGCAGTTCGGGAACAAAACGCAGACGCAACCGCTTAGCCAGTTCCCGCCGAAGAAAAGGGACGGAACTCTTCAGGCCTTTTTCCGTATTTTTCACCTCGGCATCCGAACCGATGGCGGAAAAGAATATCCGGGCCAGACCCATATCGGAGGTAACTTCCACCGCGGTGATGGTGACGAAGCCGACACGCGGATCCTTAAGCCCCTTAATGAGCAGGGCTGAGACCTCCTTGTGGATCTGCTCAGCGACGCGATGTGAACGTTGAAATTCCAAGCTTTTTTCCTGTCAATAATGAAGAAACTCGATAAAACGATCGACAATTTCGGCGAAACCGGTCTCTTCAATGGACTCGGCTAGGCGTTCATAGACCCGATGAATCGCCCCCTCGTCGTGGTGTACCATGGCGAAACCCAGGGAGGTGCGTTGCCAAAGATCCTGGGCATCGACCTCGGCGCAGGAAAGGGGGAAATCGTTACGGCAACGCGCCAGGAGTTTTTTTACCAG
This genomic stretch from Desulfuromonas acetexigens harbors:
- a CDS encoding DHH family phosphoesterase — its product is MIRTILEKIEAGRSFLVASHESPDGDAMASTLALTNFLRECGKDVLAYNRDGVPQDYAFLPGAENLVSEIPPGETFDVGFVLDAGELRRAGAHLKEVCRSLVNIDHHPFSEDFGDVYYVDEEASATGAMIYRLVKASGRPLSQEVALCVYTAILADTGSFRYSNANPEAFTTAAEMVARGVNPWDVASSLYESQDEKRLRLLAQALATLTVSSCGRYASVAVTQAMYDQARAGAEHTDGFVNYPRSVRGVEVAIFFRQVSATSFKLGFRSKGRIDVGALSREFGGGGHHNAAGAVVDGTLDEVRATVFSRLDSLLAG
- a CDS encoding ribosome-binding factor A, with the protein product MEFQRSHRVAEQIHKEVSALLIKGLKDPRVGFVTITAVEVTSDMGLARIFFSAIGSDAEVKNTEKGLKSSVPFLRRELAKRLRLRFVPELLFQFDHSLAYGNHIDALLRQVNTEHTDDQDDSGEN
- a CDS encoding DUF503 domain-containing protein translates to MIVGVLRLEILLHAPHSLKEKRGLVKKLLARCRNDFPLSCAEVDAQDLWQRTSLGFAMVHHDEGAIHRVYERLAESIEETGFAEIVDRFIEFLHY